In a single window of the Bacillus mycoides genome:
- a CDS encoding NfeD family protein, which yields MAGWVIWFIIAGILFIAEMLSITFYMLWLGIGAVVGGLIALFAPDALFLQVIVGAIVSLTLTFFTKRISKNFREAKGFTDTVDKLVGKKGIVMQTITSEVNGIVKVDGDTWTAISDTPIDAGEKVVVIQRHSTILQVKKESE from the coding sequence ATGGCTGGATGGGTGATTTGGTTTATAATAGCGGGTATTTTATTTATTGCAGAAATGTTGTCGATTACGTTTTACATGCTTTGGCTTGGAATTGGAGCTGTTGTCGGAGGTCTTATTGCTTTGTTTGCTCCTGATGCACTATTTTTACAAGTTATTGTTGGGGCGATTGTAAGTTTAACATTGACTTTCTTTACGAAAAGAATTTCTAAAAACTTTCGAGAAGCAAAAGGTTTTACTGATACAGTAGATAAACTTGTTGGTAAAAAGGGAATTGTTATGCAAACGATTACAAGCGAAGTGAACGGTATTGTGAAAGTGGATGGAGATACTTGGACAGCTATTTCGGATACTCCTATTGATGCTGGAGAAAAAGTCGTTGTTATACAGAGGCATAGTACTATTTTACAAGTGAAAAAGGAGAGTGAATAA
- a CDS encoding MFS transporter encodes MPKRSLTYYLGSKICITLADIVYIMIITTHIYITTRSATITALFPLLQVITNLIANTSAPLIMNRFPSYSLLYTLQWIKTALLILLMILFPILSTNISALLTFVIFISLCSGWSAPLLYAVIPRLTPQEKLVKVNSVFSFSTQIIQAAAYSFTSIIVLLIGVTSTLMINNILMIFGCITLHLSLQSIQAERVAEPTSSKTTALLEGWKLLFQHPSLRIVTIMDLIETFAGTIWIGAITMAYVTTVLHKGEDWWGYINTSYYVGTLIGGILAWKMSTYIQKNLIRSMAIGSLMFSILTFLYGMTSSGFIALFLCVLMGPCYQIRDISQTTVLQSSVTPSLLSKMYTAHGALLSTASGLSMLSVGIITDMFGVRTIYIIAAFLILCSACLSFNLLKYQKTEQKDISL; translated from the coding sequence TTGCCTAAACGTTCACTAACTTACTATTTGGGCTCCAAAATATGCATTACTCTCGCTGACATTGTATACATAATGATTATTACAACTCACATCTATATCACAACTAGATCAGCTACAATTACTGCTCTTTTTCCATTATTACAGGTTATCACAAATCTTATCGCGAACACCTCTGCACCACTTATAATGAATCGGTTTCCATCTTATTCATTGCTATATACTCTACAATGGATTAAAACAGCTCTTTTAATATTGTTAATGATATTATTTCCTATACTATCAACAAACATTTCTGCTCTTTTAACTTTTGTTATTTTCATTTCATTATGTAGTGGCTGGAGCGCTCCTCTACTATACGCCGTTATCCCGCGCTTAACACCACAAGAAAAATTAGTAAAAGTAAATAGTGTCTTTTCCTTTTCAACACAAATTATACAAGCCGCTGCATACTCATTTACAAGCATAATTGTTCTTCTCATTGGCGTTACTTCGACACTCATGATTAATAACATATTGATGATTTTCGGATGTATTACATTACACCTTTCATTACAATCTATACAAGCTGAACGAGTAGCAGAACCCACTTCTTCGAAAACTACTGCATTATTAGAAGGATGGAAACTGTTATTTCAACACCCGTCTCTGCGCATCGTTACAATTATGGACTTAATTGAAACTTTCGCAGGGACGATATGGATCGGTGCTATTACGATGGCATATGTAACGACTGTTCTTCATAAAGGCGAAGATTGGTGGGGATATATTAACACAAGTTATTACGTCGGCACATTAATTGGTGGGATATTAGCGTGGAAAATGAGTACATATATTCAAAAAAATTTAATACGCTCCATGGCGATAGGCTCTCTTATGTTTAGTATTCTTACATTTTTATATGGTATGACAAGTAGCGGATTTATTGCTCTATTTCTTTGTGTTCTAATGGGGCCATGTTATCAAATTAGAGATATTTCTCAAACGACGGTTTTACAATCAAGCGTCACTCCTTCTTTATTATCGAAGATGTATACAGCTCATGGTGCACTTCTCTCGACAGCTTCTGGTCTTTCTATGCTTAGCGTTGGAATTATTACTGATATGTTCGGCGTTCGTACTATTTATATTATCGCCGCTTTTCTTATTTTATGTTCTGCTTGTTTATCCTTTAACTTATTAAAATATCAGAAGACGGAGCAGAAAGATATTTCACTTTAA
- a CDS encoding amidase family protein, whose protein sequence is MEIQFNTLLQKELTIHDIQKEMEAGKLTSKELVMYYLHRIAKYDQDGPKINSILEINPDAIFIAEALDYERKTKGVRGPLHGIPVLLKDNIETNDSMHTSAGTIALEQNISSEDAFLVKKLREAGAIILGKANMTELANGMSFEMWAGYSARGGQTINPYGTGKDDMFVGGSSTGSAVAVAANFTVLSVGTETDASILSPAVQNSVVGIKPTVGLISRSGIIPFTYSQDTAGPFARTVTDAAILLGNLTGVDEMDVATHKSEGMAYQDYTPYLDVNGLKGAKIGVFNNAPKDYYENGEYDEKLFEETIQVLRSEGATVVEDIDIPSFHREWSWGVPLYELKHSLDNYLSKLPSTIPVHSISELMEFNKNIAERALRYGQTKLERRKDFPNTLRNPEYLNARLEDIYFSQKQGIDFALEKYNLDAILFPSYIGSTICAKAGYPSIAMPAGYMDNGRPFGITLASAAFSEGALIKLAYAFEQATKHRKIPNLS, encoded by the coding sequence ATGGAAATTCAGTTCAATACATTATTGCAAAAAGAATTAACAATTCATGATATTCAAAAGGAAATGGAAGCTGGGAAGTTAACTTCAAAAGAACTAGTCATGTATTATCTTCATAGAATCGCAAAGTATGACCAAGATGGACCGAAAATCAATTCTATTTTAGAAATCAATCCAGATGCTATCTTTATTGCAGAAGCGTTAGATTATGAAAGAAAGACAAAAGGAGTAAGAGGTCCATTACATGGTATACCTGTTTTACTTAAGGATAATATTGAAACGAATGACTCGATGCATACAAGTGCTGGTACGATTGCCCTGGAACAAAATATAAGTAGTGAAGATGCATTTCTTGTTAAAAAGCTCCGAGAAGCAGGTGCGATTATACTAGGGAAAGCAAATATGACAGAGTTAGCAAACGGAATGTCTTTTGAAATGTGGGCTGGATATAGCGCTAGAGGCGGTCAAACGATTAATCCTTACGGTACAGGAAAGGATGATATGTTTGTTGGTGGATCGAGTACAGGATCTGCCGTTGCAGTTGCTGCTAACTTTACTGTATTATCCGTTGGAACAGAGACAGATGCTTCTATTTTAAGTCCAGCTGTTCAAAACTCGGTTGTAGGTATTAAGCCGACTGTTGGGTTAATTAGTCGTAGTGGAATTATTCCTTTCACTTATTCACAAGATACAGCTGGGCCATTTGCTAGAACGGTAACGGATGCTGCAATTCTATTAGGGAACTTAACGGGAGTGGATGAGATGGATGTAGCCACTCATAAAAGTGAAGGAATGGCATATCAAGATTATACACCTTATCTCGATGTAAATGGATTAAAGGGAGCAAAGATTGGCGTATTTAACAATGCTCCAAAAGACTATTACGAAAATGGTGAGTACGATGAAAAATTGTTTGAGGAAACGATCCAAGTATTACGTAGTGAGGGAGCGACAGTAGTAGAAGATATTGATATTCCGTCTTTTCATAGGGAATGGAGTTGGGGAGTTCCACTTTATGAGCTGAAGCACAGTTTGGATAACTATCTTTCTAAATTACCTTCTACTATTCCAGTACATTCTATTTCGGAGTTAATGGAGTTTAATAAAAACATAGCAGAAAGAGCTTTGAGATATGGACAAACTAAGTTAGAAAGAAGAAAAGATTTTCCTAATACGTTAAGAAATCCAGAATATTTAAACGCAAGATTAGAAGATATATATTTTTCGCAAAAACAAGGTATTGATTTTGCGTTGGAAAAATATAACCTGGATGCGATACTGTTCCCTTCTTATATAGGATCTACTATATGTGCGAAAGCAGGTTATCCGTCTATAGCAATGCCTGCGGGATATATGGATAATGGGAGGCCTTTTGGAATTACTCTTGCAAGTGCTGCTTTTAGTGAAGGGGCATTAATTAAACTAGCATATGCTTTTGAACAAGCGACAAAACATAGGAAGATTCCCAACTTGTCATGA
- a CDS encoding NUDIX hydrolase: MTMLYKKKVHAYITREKEGVMQLLVFKHRDIREAGIQVPGGTVDEGETLEAAILREVQEESGLRHFCIERFLSDYIIYMKEKKEYQKRHFFHISLLTDVKDTWEHIVSAGEEDKGLVFCYEWVDINKCPELAGKQGEFLHLLEEVYVK, encoded by the coding sequence ATGACGATGTTATATAAGAAAAAGGTACATGCATATATTACGAGAGAAAAAGAAGGGGTTATGCAACTACTCGTTTTTAAACATCGTGATATACGAGAGGCTGGTATCCAAGTGCCAGGCGGGACGGTAGATGAAGGCGAAACGTTAGAGGCAGCAATTTTACGTGAAGTACAAGAAGAGTCAGGACTACGCCATTTTTGTATCGAGCGCTTCCTTTCTGATTACATTATTTATATGAAAGAAAAAAAGGAATATCAAAAACGTCATTTTTTCCACATTTCATTATTAACAGATGTGAAAGATACGTGGGAACATATAGTAAGTGCTGGTGAGGAAGACAAAGGTTTAGTATTTTGTTATGAATGGGTTGATATTAACAAATGCCCTGAATTAGCAGGTAAACAAGGCGAGTTTTTACATTTGTTAGAAGAGGTATATGTAAAATAA
- a CDS encoding M15 family metallopeptidase, producing the protein MKKRWALLGIVAMILIIGVAGINYKMYKEQEAKEVNVNNIFPKAKETIANMDGDIAVISNPSSMLVLVNKNRRLPDGYRPPDLVVPKVRYSSEGDQEKKKMRKEAAVALEEMFQQANNERIFLFAVSGFRSFDRQKALNTMYKRQDGEAKTAMSSAVPGTSEHQTGLAMDITSQSAKFQLETIFGETKEGKWLSENAHKFGFVIRYTKEKEGITGYRYEPWHVRYVGNPQATYLYENQLTIEEVTQ; encoded by the coding sequence ATGAAAAAAAGATGGGCACTACTTGGTATCGTAGCAATGATACTGATCATTGGAGTAGCAGGAATAAATTATAAGATGTACAAGGAGCAAGAGGCGAAGGAAGTAAATGTAAACAATATATTTCCGAAAGCTAAAGAAACGATTGCTAATATGGATGGGGATATCGCAGTCATTAGTAATCCAAGTTCGATGCTTGTACTTGTGAATAAAAATAGGCGTTTACCAGATGGGTATAGACCGCCAGATTTAGTTGTTCCGAAAGTACGTTACTCTAGTGAAGGTGATCAAGAGAAGAAAAAGATGAGGAAAGAGGCAGCGGTGGCACTTGAGGAAATGTTTCAGCAAGCCAATAATGAGCGGATTTTCCTTTTTGCAGTCTCTGGATTTAGATCTTTTGATCGACAAAAAGCATTAAATACAATGTATAAAAGACAAGATGGAGAAGCAAAGACAGCGATGTCTAGTGCAGTCCCTGGTACGAGTGAACATCAAACAGGACTAGCTATGGATATTACATCTCAATCTGCTAAATTTCAGCTAGAAACTATTTTTGGGGAGACGAAAGAAGGAAAGTGGCTTTCTGAAAATGCCCATAAGTTTGGTTTTGTTATTCGATATACGAAAGAGAAAGAAGGGATTACCGGTTATCGTTATGAACCGTGGCATGTACGTTATGTTGGGAATCCGCAAGCTACATATTTATATGAAAACCAACTAACGATTGAAGAAGTAACGCAGTAA
- a CDS encoding GNAT family N-acetyltransferase has protein sequence MIREIRVEDAASFLQLSKQLDEETKFMLYEPGERKTTVEQQEKMVHRFIENEYATIFVAVEEERIVGFILVDGNNIQRKRHVAGIVIGILQEYSGRGIGTSLFKEVEKWARLYDVWRLELTVMAHNTRAQALYSKIGFEQEGVKKSALIIDGKGIDEYEMAKLLK, from the coding sequence GTGATACGTGAGATTAGAGTAGAAGATGCAGCATCATTTTTACAATTAAGTAAGCAATTAGATGAAGAAACGAAATTTATGTTATACGAACCAGGAGAACGAAAAACTACAGTAGAGCAACAAGAAAAGATGGTCCACCGTTTTATAGAAAATGAATATGCGACAATATTTGTAGCAGTTGAAGAAGAGAGAATAGTAGGGTTTATTTTAGTTGATGGAAATAATATTCAAAGAAAGAGACATGTGGCAGGCATTGTAATTGGCATTTTGCAAGAGTATAGTGGCCGAGGTATTGGAACGAGTTTGTTTAAAGAAGTAGAGAAGTGGGCAAGATTATATGATGTATGGCGTTTAGAATTAACGGTAATGGCCCACAATACAAGAGCTCAGGCACTATATAGCAAAATTGGATTTGAACAAGAAGGTGTCAAAAAATCTGCTCTTATCATCGATGGAAAAGGTATCGATGAGTATGAAATGGCCAAATTATTAAAATAA
- the spoIIP gene encoding stage II sporulation protein SpoIIP yields the protein MNRGFFYVKLTSVRKLIIFIITTVLATFFLISVMVTSMKETKSTYLYNWLNELSMNGYMYVIGKENHYFTQEYRNLNQDFSISSFLFSMATNIRFDDVRSFVGKELPGFGKYDTEIVIAGEGTNYSNLPIESSVPLEEVVKERTGEAGQVPKPDPNKEKKQPAQTTGKRQVALIYHSHSWESYLPLLNLTNDPNPNKATSSVTNISIVGDRLREQLESEGIGATNDKTDVGQKLISKGLNSNSSYKLSREIVQEAMAGNKELQYFFDLHRDSARKNVTTKTIGDKSYAKLAFVIGKGNKNYEKNLQLATALHETISKKYPGMSRGVIQKGFQTGNGVYNQDLSGQAILIEVGGVDNTEEELNRSIDALAKAFGEYFWQAEKVNG from the coding sequence ATGAATCGAGGCTTTTTTTACGTGAAATTAACAAGTGTACGCAAGTTAATTATATTTATTATTACTACGGTATTAGCGACTTTCTTTCTTATTAGTGTAATGGTAACTTCCATGAAAGAGACAAAGTCAACGTATTTATATAATTGGTTAAATGAGTTATCAATGAATGGTTACATGTACGTTATTGGGAAAGAGAATCATTATTTTACACAGGAGTACCGGAATTTGAATCAAGACTTTTCTATTTCTTCATTCCTCTTTTCGATGGCTACGAATATTCGTTTTGATGATGTACGTAGTTTTGTCGGGAAAGAACTTCCGGGATTTGGGAAATATGATACAGAAATCGTTATAGCAGGTGAAGGAACAAATTATTCCAACTTACCGATAGAATCGAGTGTTCCTCTTGAAGAAGTAGTGAAGGAACGGACTGGAGAAGCTGGACAAGTTCCTAAGCCTGATCCGAATAAAGAGAAGAAACAACCAGCTCAAACGACTGGAAAAAGACAAGTTGCATTGATTTATCATTCACATAGCTGGGAATCTTATTTGCCGTTACTTAACTTAACGAATGATCCAAATCCAAATAAAGCAACGAGTTCTGTAACGAATATTTCAATAGTTGGCGATCGATTGCGAGAACAGTTAGAAAGTGAAGGGATCGGTGCTACTAACGATAAAACTGATGTTGGTCAAAAATTAATAAGTAAAGGATTAAATAGTAATAGTTCTTATAAACTGTCACGAGAAATTGTACAAGAAGCGATGGCTGGTAATAAAGAACTCCAATATTTTTTCGATTTGCACCGTGATAGTGCACGGAAAAATGTCACGACAAAAACAATTGGAGATAAATCATATGCAAAGCTTGCTTTTGTAATTGGGAAAGGTAACAAAAACTATGAAAAAAACTTACAATTAGCAACTGCGTTACATGAGACGATTAGTAAGAAATATCCGGGAATGAGCCGTGGTGTAATTCAAAAAGGATTCCAAACAGGAAATGGAGTCTACAATCAAGACCTATCAGGACAAGCGATATTAATTGAAGTTGGCGGGGTAGATAATACAGAGGAAGAATTAAATCGATCAATTGATGCACTTGCTAAGGCATTTGGTGAATATTTTTGGCAAGCAGAAAAAGTGAATGGATAA
- a CDS encoding permease → MQPPFICHKCKKRITRRKDLITSTWHFRFYLFHNTCFKNQQLFVSRFIPINTLFGFFLITYGLIAGSILMFTEPSINWLIFLLPILYRFLSYYYVERFFCK, encoded by the coding sequence ATGCAGCCACCATTCATCTGTCATAAATGTAAAAAAAGAATAACGAGAAGGAAAGATCTTATTACCTCTACATGGCATTTCCGCTTTTATTTGTTTCATAACACTTGTTTCAAAAATCAGCAATTATTTGTCTCACGTTTTATTCCTATAAATACACTCTTTGGTTTCTTTCTTATTACATATGGGCTTATTGCTGGCAGCATTCTAATGTTCACGGAGCCCTCTATCAATTGGCTTATTTTTTTGCTTCCTATTTTATATCGGTTTCTTTCATATTATTACGTTGAACGTTTTTTCTGTAAATAA
- a CDS encoding DUF1572 domain-containing protein gives MEQKLVSVKVGANMDIGREYLQCAISNFKTTKQQGERVLSQLSYEQIQWSSHEETNSIAIIMKHLHGNMRSRWTEFLTSDGEKIDRNRDGEFEGGYNSKQEALAAWQEGWEYVFKTMDTLTAEQILQKVYIRGEEHTVMQAIERQISHYALHIGQIIYIGKMLKENEWECLSIPRGQSTSYLQKKRST, from the coding sequence ATGGAACAAAAATTAGTTAGTGTGAAGGTAGGGGCTAATATGGATATCGGACGAGAATATTTACAATGTGCCATTTCTAATTTCAAAACAACAAAGCAACAAGGAGAACGGGTACTTTCTCAATTATCATACGAACAAATACAATGGTCTTCTCATGAAGAAACAAATAGCATAGCGATTATAATGAAACATTTGCATGGTAATATGCGTTCAAGATGGACGGAATTTTTAACGTCTGATGGCGAAAAAATAGATCGTAACCGAGATGGTGAATTTGAAGGTGGCTACAATTCAAAACAAGAAGCGCTTGCTGCGTGGCAAGAAGGGTGGGAGTATGTTTTTAAAACGATGGATACTTTAACAGCAGAGCAGATTTTGCAGAAAGTATACATTCGTGGAGAAGAACACACTGTCATGCAAGCGATCGAAAGGCAAATTTCTCATTATGCTTTACATATTGGACAAATCATTTACATTGGTAAAATGTTAAAAGAAAATGAATGGGAGTGTTTAAGCATTCCCAGAGGTCAATCTACTAGTTATTTACAGAAAAAACGTTCAACGTAA
- the csaA gene encoding chaperone CsaA: MANFEDFLTFDVRIGTVTQAEEFKEARVPAIKLEIDFGGLGVKQSSAQITKRYNPEDLIGQQIVAVVNFPPKRVAGFKSEVLVLGGVPEAGDVVLLQPNMELPNGTKIS, encoded by the coding sequence ATGGCTAATTTTGAAGATTTTTTAACTTTTGATGTAAGAATTGGAACAGTAACACAGGCAGAGGAATTTAAAGAAGCGAGAGTGCCAGCGATTAAACTAGAAATTGATTTTGGGGGGCTTGGGGTCAAGCAGTCAAGTGCTCAAATTACGAAGAGATATAATCCAGAAGACTTAATCGGTCAGCAAATTGTTGCTGTTGTAAATTTTCCGCCAAAGCGTGTAGCTGGATTTAAATCGGAAGTGCTTGTATTAGGTGGAGTTCCTGAAGCTGGTGATGTTGTGTTGCTTCAGCCTAATATGGAACTGCCAAATGGAACAAAAATTAGTTAG
- the brnQ4 gene encoding branched-chain amino acid transport system II carrier protein BrnQ4 translates to MKGRLRPGDTVAIGLMLFALFLGAGNLIFPPVLGQQAGENVWIATIGFLVTGVGLPLLAVTAVAFVEGDLKALSSRVHPIFAFIFPLISYLAIGPFFAIPRTGAVSFEMGMKPFLSETMVSEWYMLFLFTIVFFGITWYLSLNPSKLVDWFGKFLTPLLVLIVAVIVGKAIIDPIGEPAAPLAAYKENAFFGGFIQGYLTMDAISALVFGIVVVQVIRSKGIKESGQIAKITVVSGIIAVLGLTLIYLSLAYLGSTSTSLGVSENGGLILTNVVNELYGTSGKILLGLVIILACLTTSVGLTSACAGFFTNLFPKLSHKTIVTMVCVFSLIVSNLGLTQLITVTLPVLMIIYPVAIVLIVLSYFHKWIGKRNTIYIGAILGALLISFFNGLESANIKIDAISNVLQMLPLYKEGIGWLIPSCIGGILGFFFYKSNELSELQKKGA, encoded by the coding sequence ATGAAGGGACGTTTAAGGCCAGGTGATACGGTAGCGATTGGTTTAATGTTATTTGCACTATTTTTAGGGGCAGGAAATTTAATTTTCCCGCCAGTTTTAGGTCAACAAGCAGGAGAAAATGTTTGGATTGCTACAATTGGATTCCTTGTAACGGGAGTCGGATTACCCCTATTAGCTGTAACAGCTGTCGCGTTTGTAGAGGGGGACTTGAAAGCGCTATCTTCTAGAGTTCACCCTATATTTGCGTTTATTTTCCCATTGATTAGTTATTTAGCGATTGGACCATTTTTCGCGATTCCGCGTACTGGAGCTGTTTCATTTGAAATGGGTATGAAGCCATTTCTATCAGAGACAATGGTTTCTGAGTGGTACATGCTATTTCTTTTCACTATAGTTTTCTTCGGAATAACGTGGTATTTATCATTAAATCCATCTAAATTAGTGGATTGGTTCGGGAAATTTCTTACACCATTGTTAGTATTGATTGTTGCTGTTATTGTCGGAAAAGCAATTATTGATCCAATTGGAGAACCGGCTGCACCTTTAGCTGCTTATAAAGAGAATGCTTTCTTTGGTGGATTTATTCAAGGATATTTAACGATGGATGCGATTAGTGCACTTGTGTTTGGGATTGTTGTTGTACAAGTTATTCGCTCAAAAGGGATAAAAGAGAGCGGACAAATCGCAAAAATAACAGTTGTATCAGGGATTATTGCTGTATTAGGCTTAACGTTAATATATTTATCACTTGCATATCTCGGATCTACAAGTACATCACTTGGTGTGTCGGAGAACGGTGGTCTTATTTTAACGAATGTTGTAAATGAGTTATATGGAACAAGTGGCAAAATTTTATTAGGACTTGTAATTATACTCGCTTGTTTAACAACTTCTGTTGGATTAACATCTGCGTGTGCTGGCTTCTTTACAAACTTATTCCCAAAACTTTCGCATAAAACGATTGTAACTATGGTATGTGTATTTAGTTTAATTGTATCTAACCTAGGGTTAACACAATTAATCACAGTAACATTACCAGTGTTAATGATCATTTATCCAGTTGCAATTGTATTAATCGTTCTTTCATATTTCCATAAATGGATAGGGAAGCGTAATACAATATATATCGGAGCTATTTTAGGTGCGTTGTTAATTAGTTTCTTTAACGGTTTAGAAAGTGCGAACATTAAAATTGATGCGATTTCTAATGTGCTACAAATGTTACCATTATATAAAGAAGGAATAGGATGGCTAATCCCATCATGTATTGGCGGGATTCTCGGTTTCTTCTTCTATAAATCAAATGAATTAAGTGAATTACAAAAGAAAGGTGCTTAG
- the cbpA gene encoding cyclic di-AMP binding protein CbpA, whose translation MRIKGNYVPKREVLFCSSSITIGETLEHLNKTGYRCVPVLDEKKEKFLGNVYKVDILEYKGSLEDNVLQLLNDKNGYVREDSSFFKVFFTIKKLPYLSVVDEKGVFLGILTHKKVFELLEDAWGVHSSKYSVMIGTQDYNGAIQKLSTVLKKYTGIQSLMTFDNDALLVRRIMFTLGEEFEDSELETLLKDLEDHGFRVVYVEEMNNPREVETID comes from the coding sequence ATGAGGATTAAAGGGAATTATGTGCCAAAGAGGGAAGTTTTGTTTTGCTCAAGTTCAATTACGATAGGGGAAACGCTGGAACATTTAAATAAAACGGGGTATCGTTGTGTACCAGTTTTAGATGAAAAAAAAGAGAAGTTTTTAGGGAATGTATACAAAGTAGATATTTTAGAATATAAAGGTTCACTTGAAGATAATGTATTACAATTATTGAACGATAAAAATGGGTACGTGAGAGAAGACTCTTCCTTCTTTAAAGTATTTTTTACAATTAAAAAACTACCGTATTTATCAGTAGTTGATGAAAAAGGGGTCTTCCTTGGTATTTTAACTCATAAAAAAGTTTTTGAACTATTAGAAGATGCATGGGGAGTCCATTCTAGTAAATATTCTGTCATGATTGGAACACAAGATTATAATGGGGCCATTCAAAAATTATCGACAGTGCTAAAGAAATACACTGGTATTCAAAGCTTAATGACTTTTGATAATGATGCTTTATTAGTACGTAGAATAATGTTTACATTGGGAGAAGAGTTTGAAGATAGTGAATTAGAAACATTGCTAAAGGATTTAGAAGATCATGGATTTAGAGTTGTGTATGTTGAAGAGATGAATAATCCACGTGAAGTTGAAACGATAGACTAA
- a CDS encoding HXXEE domain-containing protein → MIEMVSFFRKHWYDIGLVVAIVVVVCLVANLGEISEIKVLLALSFVAILVHQFEEYRWPGYFAGLFNVVIFKSDIPDRYPLNTQSAMVINILIAYVFYLLPVFFQNIIWLGMAPILMGFFQFIWHGIFANIKAKTIYNPGLGAVVLLHVPIGYAYMRYVLLHNLATNLDWISGLIYFLVATYFLIIKGNMLMKSKETNHYFSKKQLGPYNDAVK, encoded by the coding sequence GTGATAGAGATGGTTAGTTTCTTTAGAAAGCATTGGTATGATATAGGGTTAGTTGTGGCTATTGTTGTCGTTGTTTGTTTAGTCGCGAATTTGGGAGAAATAAGTGAAATAAAAGTACTGTTAGCGTTAAGTTTTGTAGCCATTTTAGTGCATCAATTTGAAGAGTATCGTTGGCCAGGTTATTTCGCTGGTCTGTTTAATGTAGTTATATTTAAAAGTGATATACCAGATCGCTATCCATTAAATACGCAATCTGCTATGGTAATAAATATTTTGATTGCGTATGTTTTTTATTTACTTCCGGTTTTCTTTCAAAATATAATATGGCTTGGGATGGCACCTATTTTAATGGGTTTTTTTCAATTCATATGGCATGGTATTTTTGCGAATATAAAAGCTAAAACAATATACAATCCGGGATTAGGTGCGGTTGTATTACTACATGTTCCGATTGGTTATGCATATATGAGATATGTTCTTTTACACAATCTGGCTACAAATTTGGATTGGATATCAGGGCTGATCTATTTTCTAGTAGCTACCTATTTTTTAATTATAAAAGGAAATATGTTAATGAAAAGTAAGGAGACAAATCATTATTTTTCTAAAAAGCAATTAGGTCCGTACAATGATGCAGTAAAGTGA
- a CDS encoding TetR/AcrR family transcriptional regulator, which yields MGENENISTKEKILNTTLELIKNEGFERVTIRKIASLSDVNIALVNYHFGSKEKLISEAIKVLLISFQGTFSILDDITVPAKERLKIFLFDYVLVIRQYPELVRKIIAMGTTVFTSQYEYGDFLKRLGFSKVKNILSEITNEADQEILMMMTVQIFGSIFLPALMMPILESGADIRVLPIEKQIDFLFERYFYKN from the coding sequence TTGGGGGAAAATGAAAACATATCAACGAAAGAAAAGATTTTAAATACAACCTTGGAGTTAATTAAAAACGAAGGTTTTGAAAGGGTAACGATAAGGAAAATTGCATCATTGTCAGATGTAAATATTGCGCTTGTAAATTACCATTTTGGTTCAAAAGAAAAGTTGATTAGTGAGGCGATTAAAGTTTTGTTAATTAGCTTCCAAGGCACTTTTTCTATTTTAGATGATATTACAGTGCCAGCGAAAGAAAGATTAAAAATATTTTTATTTGATTATGTACTAGTAATTCGGCAATATCCTGAGTTAGTCAGGAAGATTATTGCAATGGGAACTACGGTATTTACATCTCAATACGAATATGGAGATTTTTTGAAGAGGCTAGGTTTTAGTAAAGTGAAGAATATTTTGAGCGAAATAACAAATGAAGCGGATCAGGAAATTTTAATGATGATGACAGTGCAAATATTTGGATCCATTTTTCTTCCAGCATTAATGATGCCAATTCTTGAATCAGGGGCAGATATAAGAGTACTACCTATAGAAAAACAGATTGATTTCCTATTTGAACGCTATTTTTATAAAAATTGA